GTTAGAAATCCATTTCTCTACTTGTTAATTATCTTCTTCCTAGTGACAGGATTCCAGTATTTTTACTCTGGAAATACTGCTGGACGAAGCGAAAAAATTAACTATACAGAACTGGTAAAAGAAATTACAGCAGACAATGTAAAAGAATTGACCTATCAGCCAAATGGTAGCATCATTGAGGTGTCTGGTGTTTATAAAAATCCTAAGACTAGTAAAGAAGAAACAGGGATTCAATTTTTCACTCCTACTGCTACAAAAGTAGAAAGATTCTCAAGTACCATTCTTCCGTCGGATTCAACAGTTTCAGAATTGCAAAAGCTTGCTTCTGAACACCAGGCTGAGGTAACAGTCAAACATGAGAGTTCAAGCGGTATGTGGATCAATATCCTTGTCTCTGTTGTGCCATTTGCTATTCTCTTCTTCTTCCTATTCTCTATGATGGGAAATATGGGAGGAAATAATAGTCGAAATCCAATGAGTTTTGGACGTAGCAAGGCCAAGGCTGCTAACAAAGAAGATATCAAGGTACGATTCTCAGATGTTGCAGGTGCCGAGGAAGAAAAACAAGAATTAGTCGAAGTTGTTGAATTCCTAAAAGATCCAAAACGATTTACAAAACTTGGTGCGCGTATTCCTGCGGGTGTTCTTTTGGAGGGTCCTCCGGGAACAGGTAAGACTTTGCTTGCTAAGGCGGTTGCTGGAGAAGCAGGAGTTCCATTCTTTAGTATCTCAGGTTCTGACTTTGTAGAAATGTTTGTCGGAGTTGGTGCAAGCCGCGTTCGTTCTCTTTTTGAGGATGCAAAAAAAGCAGCGCCAGCCATCATCTTTATCGATGAAATTGATGCTGTTGGTCGCCAACGTGGTATCGGCCTTGGTGGAGGAAATGATGAACGTGAACAAACCTTGAACCAACTCTTGATTGAAATGGATGGTTTTGAGGGCAATGAAGGAATTATCGTTATCGCTGCAACCAACCGTTCAGATGTCCTTGATCCTGCTCTACTACGCCCGGGACGTTTTGATAGAAAAGTCTTGGTTGGCCGTCCTGATGTTAAAGGTCGTGAAGCAATCTTGAAAGTTCACGCTAAAAATAAACCTCTAGCAGACGATGTTGATTTGAAATTAGTTGCCCAACAAACCCCAGGTTTTGTGGGAGCCGACTTGGAAAATGTTCTAAATGAGGCAGCCTTGGTTGCAGCCCGTCGCAACAAGGCAGTCATTGATGCTTCAGATATTGATGAGGCAGAGGACAGAGTGATTGCGGGACCATCTAAGAAAGATAAAACAGTATCACAAAGAGAACGTGAATTAGTTGCCTACCACGAGGCTGGACATACCATTGTTGGTTTAGTCTTATCAAATGCCCGTGTCGTTCATAAAGTTACAATTGTACCACGTGGACGTGCAGGTGGTTACATGATTGCACTTCCTAAAGAAGACCAAATGCTTCTTTCCAAAGAAGATATGAAAGAACAATTAGCAGGTCTGATGGGTGGTCGTGTAGCTGAAGAGATTATCTTTAATGTCCAAACTACAGGAGCTTCAAATGACTTTGAACAAGCTACACAGATGGCGCGTGCAATGGTCACTGAATACGGTATGAGTGAAAAACTTGGCCCAGTTCAATATGAAGGTAATCATGCTATGTTTGGTGCACAAAGTCCTCAAAAATCAATTTCAGAACAAACAGCCTATGAGATTGATGAGGAAGTTCGTTCATTATTGAATGAGGCACGAAACAAAGCTGCTGAAATTATCCAATCAAATCGTGAAACCCACAAACTGATTGCAGAGGCATTGTTGAAATACGAAACATTGGATAGTACTCAAATTAAATCTCTTTACGAAACAGGAAAAATGCCTGAGACAGTAGAAGAGGAATCACATGCCCTATCTTATGATGAAGTAAAATCAAAAATGAGTGAAGAAAAATAACCCCAGAGAGACCTTGTCTCTCTTTTTATGTGCCGTTGAGAGAGGAAGAAGTATAGAATAGAGGAAATAGACCATGGGTTCGTGCATTTTGCTAAACTAAATGCAGAAAGGAGAGGTCTATGAATCTGAAAGAACTATACGAAGAAAGTAAAGGGATTGTAAATAAGTGCCGCAAAGAATACCATCTACATCTGTGGGAGAAAGAGGACTGAGACTGGATGATTATTATCTCTTTCATGAGCTTCTAAAGAATTACAAGGCAAGTCAGGGGAAAGAAAAACAAGAACAACTAGAACGTCTGATGGGAGGAGAATGTTTCAAAGGACGCAAGGCACTTCTAGGAGAATTAAGAGTGGTATTGAGTGATTTTAGATAAACTGAAAATAGGCAAAAAAGATCTTGACAAAGTTTGAAAAGTAGGTATAATAGAAAGAGTTGAAAAACTCAAGGTCCGTTGGTCAAGGGGTTAAGACACCGCCTTTTCACGGCGGTAACACGGGTTCGAATCCCGTACGGACTATGTGTGTATCGCAGGGACGAAAAAAGTAAAAAAAGTTTCAAAAAACTGTTGACATAGGTCAACAGCTGTGATATACTAATATAGTTGTCGCTTGAGAGAGATTGAGTGACAAAGACCTTTGAAAACTGAACAAGACGAACCAATGTGCAGGGCACTATAACTAAGGTTATAGTACTGAACAATGAAAAAACAATAAATCTGTCAGTGACAGAAATGAGTGAGAACTCAAACTTTTAATGAGAGTTTGATCCTGGCTCAGGACGAACGCTGGCGGCGTGCCTAATACATGCAAGTAGAACGCTGAAGGAGGAGCTTGCTTCTCTGGATGAGTTGCGAACGGGTGAGTAACGCGTAGGTAACCTGCCTGGTAGCGGGGGATAACTATTGGAAACGATAGCTAATACCGCATAATAGCAGTTATTGCATGATAACTGTTTGAAAGGTGCAATTGCACCACTACCAGATGGACCTGCGTTGTATTAGCTAGTTGGTGGGGTAACGGCTCACCAAGGCGACGATACATAGCCGACCTGAGAGGGTGATCGGCCACACTGGGACTGAGACACGGCCCAGACTCCTACGGGAGGCAGCAGTAGGGAATCTTCGGCAATGGACGGAAGTCTGACCGAGCAACGCCGCGTGAGTGAAGAAGGTTTTCGGATCGTAAAGCTCTGTTGTAAGAGAAGAACGAGTGTGAGAGTGGAAAGTTCACACTGTGACGGTATCTTACCAGAAAGGGACGGCTAACTACGTGCCAGCAGCCGCGGTAATACGTAGGTCCCGAGCGTTGTCCGGATTTATTGGGCGTAAAGCGAGCGCAGGCGGTTAGATAAGTCTGAAGTTAAAGGCTGTGGCTTAACCATAGTACGCTTTGGAAACTGTTTAACTTGAGTGCAAGAGGGGAGAGTGGAATTCCATGTGTAGCGGTGAAATGCGTAGATATATGGAGGAACACCGGTGGCGAAAGCGGCTCTCTGGCTTGTAACTGACGCTGAGGCTCGAAAGCGTGGGGAGCAAACAGGATTAGATACCCTGGTAGTCCACGCCGTAAACGATGAGTGCTAGGTGTTAGACCCTTTCCGGGGTTTAGTGCCGCAGCTAACGCATTAAGCACTCCGCCTGGGGAGTACGACCGCAAGGTTGAAACTCAAAGGAATTGACGGGGGCCCGCACAAGCGGTGGAGCATGTGGTTTAATTCGAAGCAACGCGAAGAACCTTACCAGGTCTTGACATCCCTCTGACCGCTCTAGAGATAGAGCTTTCCTTCGGGACAGAGGTGACAGGTGGTGCATGGTTGTCGTCAGCTCGTGTCGTGAGATGTTGGGTTAAGTCCCGCAACGAGCGCAACCCCTATTGTTAGTTGCCATCATTCAGTTGGGCACTCTAGCGAGACTGCCGGTAATAAACCGGAGGAAGGTGGGGATGACGTCAAATCATCATGCCCCTTATGACCTGGGCTACACACGTGCTACAATGGCTGGTACAACGAGTCGCAAGCCGGTGACGGCAAGCTAATCTCTTAAAGCCAGTCTCAGTTCGGATTGTAGGCTGCAACTCGCCTACATGAAGTCGGAATCGCTAGTAATCGCGGATCAGCACGCCGCGGTGAATACGTTCCCGGGCCTTGTACACACCGCCCGTCACACCACGAGAGTTTGTAACACCCGAAGTCGGTGAGGTAACCTTTTAGGAGCCAGCCGCCTAAGGTGGGATAGATGATTGGGGTGAAGTCGTAACAAGGTAGCCGTATCGGAAGGTGCGGCTGGATCACCTCCTTTCTAAGGATAAGGAACTGCACATTGGTCTTGTTTAGTCTTGAGAGGTCTTGTGGGGCCTTAGCTCAGCTGGGAGAGCGCCTGCTTTGCACGCAGGAGGTCAGCGGTTCGATCCCGCTAGGCTCCATTGGTGAGAGATCACCAAGTAATGCACATTGAAAATTGAATATCTATATCAAATAGTAACAAGAAAATAAACCGAAACGCTGTAAGTATTTAATGAGTTTTCTAATTTTTGAAAAAATTAGGTTAATAAGGTTAAGTTAATAAGGGCGCACGGTGGATGCCTTGGCACTAGGAGCCGAAGAAGGACGTGACAAACGACGATATGCCTTGGGTAGCTGTAAGTAAGCGATGATCCAGGGATTTCCGAATGGGGGAACCCAACAGGTACTACCTGTTACCCACATCTGTTAAGGATGTGAGGAGGAAGACGCAGTGAACTGAAACATCTAAGTAGCTGCAGGAAGAGAAAGCAAAAGCGATTGCCTTAGTAGCGGCGAGCGAAACGGCAGGAGGGCAAACCGAAGAGTTTACTCTTCGGGGTTGTAGGACTGCAATGTGGACTCAAAGATTATAGAAGAATGATTTGGGAAGATCAGCCAAAGAGAGTAATAGCCTCGTATTTAAAATAGTCTTTGTACCTAGCAGTATCCTGAGTACGGCGGGACACGCGAAATCCCGTCGGAATCTGGGAGGACCATCTCCCAACCCTAAATACTCCCTAGTGACCGATAGTGAACCAGTACCGTGAGGGAAAGGTGAAAAGCACCCCGGGAGGGGAGTGAAATAGAACCTGAAACCGTGTGCCTACAACAAGTTCGAGCCCGTTAATGGGTGAGAGCGTGCCTTTTGTAGAATGAACCGGCGAGTTACGATATGATGCGAGGTTAAGTTGAAGAGACGGAGCCGCAGGGAAACCGAGTCTGAATAGGGCGCATTAGTATCATGTCGTAGACCCGAAACCATGTGACCTACCCATGAGCAGGTTGAAGGTGCGGTAAGACGCACTGGAGGACCGAACCAGGGCACGTTGAAAAGTGCTTGGATGACTTGTGGGTAGCGGAGAAATTCCAAACGAACTTGGAGATAGCTGGTTCTCTCCGAAATAGCTTTAGGGCTAGCGTCGACATTAGAGATTCTTGGAGGTAGAGCACTGTTTGGGTGAGGGGTCCATCCCGGATTACCAATCTCAGATAAACTCCGAATGCCAAAGAATTATGGTCGGCAGTCAGACTGCGAGTGCTAAGATCCGTAGTCGAA
Above is a window of Streptococcus oralis subsp. dentisani DNA encoding:
- the ftsH gene encoding ATP-dependent zinc metalloprotease FtsH, with protein sequence MKKQNNGLVRNPFLYLLIIFFLVTGFQYFYSGNTAGRSEKINYTELVKEITADNVKELTYQPNGSIIEVSGVYKNPKTSKEETGIQFFTPTATKVERFSSTILPSDSTVSELQKLASEHQAEVTVKHESSSGMWINILVSVVPFAILFFFLFSMMGNMGGNNSRNPMSFGRSKAKAANKEDIKVRFSDVAGAEEEKQELVEVVEFLKDPKRFTKLGARIPAGVLLEGPPGTGKTLLAKAVAGEAGVPFFSISGSDFVEMFVGVGASRVRSLFEDAKKAAPAIIFIDEIDAVGRQRGIGLGGGNDEREQTLNQLLIEMDGFEGNEGIIVIAATNRSDVLDPALLRPGRFDRKVLVGRPDVKGREAILKVHAKNKPLADDVDLKLVAQQTPGFVGADLENVLNEAALVAARRNKAVIDASDIDEAEDRVIAGPSKKDKTVSQRERELVAYHEAGHTIVGLVLSNARVVHKVTIVPRGRAGGYMIALPKEDQMLLSKEDMKEQLAGLMGGRVAEEIIFNVQTTGASNDFEQATQMARAMVTEYGMSEKLGPVQYEGNHAMFGAQSPQKSISEQTAYEIDEEVRSLLNEARNKAAEIIQSNRETHKLIAEALLKYETLDSTQIKSLYETGKMPETVEEESHALSYDEVKSKMSEEK